The following coding sequences are from one Pigmentibacter sp. JX0631 window:
- a CDS encoding Rpn family recombination-promoting nuclease/putative transposase — translation MEFELLDIKNDYVFKRIFGEKEDILIHFLNSVINYPEDEKITSLTYLNTEINKDHEDDKETRLDVLAKLNNESFVNIEIQVQNTYEYEKRCLYYWAKLYEQQLTSGKKYKTLKPAICIHILNFNFFKDKDYFMTKIKPLDTETRKVFSHDFQLYFLEVPKIPDQYYNELDKWMHFFKGASKETIMAMQTPEIEKAFNTLEYISQDPIARAKYEARRKYELDYNTDMDGAREEGFTKGFQNGKNEGEQLGFAKGKNDQKFEIAKNLLANHFSIEMISKITNLPISEIEKLMNN, via the coding sequence ATGGAATTCGAATTACTTGATATTAAAAATGATTATGTCTTTAAACGCATTTTTGGGGAGAAAGAAGATATCTTAATCCACTTTTTAAATAGTGTCATAAATTATCCAGAAGATGAAAAAATTACTTCCTTAACTTACTTAAATACTGAAATTAATAAGGATCATGAAGACGATAAGGAAACTAGGCTAGATGTCTTGGCAAAACTTAATAATGAAAGTTTTGTGAATATTGAAATCCAAGTACAAAATACCTATGAATATGAAAAACGGTGCTTGTATTACTGGGCGAAGCTTTATGAACAACAATTAACTAGCGGAAAGAAATATAAAACATTAAAACCTGCTATTTGTATCCATATTTTAAATTTTAATTTTTTTAAGGACAAAGATTATTTTATGACGAAAATTAAACCGTTAGATACAGAAACAAGAAAAGTTTTTTCCCATGATTTTCAACTTTATTTTTTAGAAGTTCCCAAAATCCCCGATCAGTATTATAATGAACTGGATAAATGGATGCACTTTTTTAAAGGTGCTTCAAAGGAGACAATAATGGCTATGCAAACACCTGAAATTGAAAAAGCATTTAATACCCTTGAATATATCAGCCAAGATCCCATTGCTAGGGCAAAATATGAAGCCAGAAGAAAATATGAGCTAGATTACAACACCGATATGGATGGGGCAAGGGAAGAAGGTTTTACTAAAGGTTTTCAAAATGGAAAAAATGAGGGAGAACAGCTAGGTTTTGCTAAAGGAAAAAATGATCAAAAATTTGAAATAGCAAAAAATCTTCTAGCCAATCATTTTTCAATTGAAATGATTAGTAAAATAACAAATCTACCTATTTCTGAGATTGAGAAACTAATGAACAATTAG
- a CDS encoding cation:dicarboxylase symporter family transporter: protein MIEKFKNIMLNHWTILITMILGVSFGLYFPFQAKNLSFIGEIYLELLQISVIPIMMTAIICGFFNIFHNSDSIYYLKKLSFYYFIFILLTCFFTFSYSLIISPGHNLSKETLELLSNGIANSEKTLSKNINTNGSFIELFKNALPINIVKAIYERKDISILLFSILLGICLGRAENPNVTTAIKFFDAIFSAFMKMVNILLYVLPIGIFFLISGFISSVGLETLKSLFDLIALIYVTILTLFIIFLIIISRKQKISIIKTINNLKSAYLIAFATSSSFASMPAAMLSLTNEFKLEKKNVELILPLGISIFKPGIMIRSISIAFFLMNLYKIPINFNSLFILLITSFLSSIASTAGPAILSATTFGVVLSPLGIPPAVGIFLLLSIEPLIDPITSMLNIQSNCMVTVLVSKNK, encoded by the coding sequence ATGATTGAGAAATTTAAAAATATAATGCTAAATCATTGGACTATCCTAATCACTATGATTTTAGGAGTATCTTTTGGCTTATATTTTCCATTTCAAGCTAAAAATTTATCATTTATTGGTGAAATTTACTTAGAATTGCTCCAAATTTCAGTTATTCCAATTATGATGACAGCAATAATTTGCGGATTTTTTAATATTTTTCATAATAGCGATTCTATTTATTATTTAAAAAAACTTTCCTTTTATTATTTTATTTTTATTCTTCTCACTTGTTTTTTTACATTTTCATATTCTTTAATCATTTCTCCTGGACATAATTTATCTAAAGAAACACTTGAACTATTGAGTAATGGAATTGCAAATTCAGAGAAAACTTTATCAAAAAATATAAATACTAATGGAAGTTTTATTGAACTTTTTAAAAATGCATTACCAATTAATATTGTAAAAGCAATCTATGAAAGAAAAGATATTTCTATTTTACTGTTTTCTATATTATTAGGAATTTGTCTTGGGCGCGCTGAAAATCCAAATGTAACGACAGCTATTAAATTTTTTGATGCTATTTTTTCCGCATTTATGAAAATGGTAAATATTCTTCTTTATGTATTGCCTATAGGAATATTTTTCTTAATATCTGGATTTATTTCCAGCGTTGGCTTGGAAACACTAAAATCTCTTTTTGATTTAATTGCTTTAATATATGTTACTATTTTGACCTTATTTATTATTTTTCTTATAATAATAAGTAGAAAACAAAAAATTTCGATTATTAAGACAATAAACAATTTAAAAAGTGCATATTTAATTGCTTTTGCAACTTCAAGTAGTTTTGCTTCAATGCCAGCCGCTATGCTCTCTTTAACAAATGAATTTAAATTAGAGAAAAAAAATGTTGAATTAATACTGCCTTTGGGGATAAGTATTTTTAAACCAGGAATCATGATAAGAAGCATTTCAATTGCATTTTTCCTTATGAATTTGTATAAAATTCCTATCAACTTTAATTCTCTATTCATTCTTTTAATTACTAGCTTTTTATCTTCGATAGCAAGTACGGCTGGACCTGCAATTTTAAGCGCAACTACTTTTGGAGTTGTTCTTTCACCTCTTGGAATCCCCCCAGCAGTGGGAATATTTTTATTACTTAGTATTGAACCACTTATTGATCCAATTACAAGTATGCTAAATATTCAAAGTAACTGCATGGTAACAGTACTAGTTAGTAAAAATAAGTAA
- a CDS encoding ABC transporter substrate-binding protein gives MKNKASKVIIKIFSFTILILLLSNNYARAEIPPDIKKIISRGKIIIAINGIDYPPFFYETKNSKLEGIDVDISKDIGKYLGVNVEFDRSAKTFKDVVKLVENEKADLAISALSGTLNRGISVRVSSPYFLPNQVVITNRLLELKINNDVKIPPENGKIAILNNAAYEDFANQNYEFFKNNFKDFSVVKYDSLENAFNDVIEGKILGLYVDEIYANNLLANDKRANLFVRKKIVTDAVDPICIILNWKTPNLANWINLYITRMKNNGKEKTLAKKYMKEMK, from the coding sequence ATGAAAAATAAAGCTAGCAAAGTAATAATAAAAATATTTTCATTTACAATTCTTATTTTATTATTAAGCAATAACTATGCAAGAGCTGAAATACCTCCAGATATAAAAAAAATAATATCAAGAGGAAAAATAATCATAGCAATTAATGGAATTGATTATCCCCCATTTTTCTACGAAACAAAAAATAGTAAATTAGAAGGTATAGATGTAGACATTTCTAAAGATATAGGAAAGTATCTTGGAGTAAATGTTGAATTCGATAGATCAGCTAAAACTTTTAAAGATGTTGTTAAATTAGTAGAAAATGAAAAAGCTGATTTAGCAATAAGTGCATTAAGTGGAACTTTAAACCGCGGAATATCAGTAAGGGTTTCAAGTCCATATTTTTTACCAAACCAAGTAGTAATAACAAATAGATTACTTGAACTAAAAATTAATAATGATGTTAAAATACCTCCTGAGAATGGAAAAATTGCTATATTAAATAATGCAGCATATGAAGATTTTGCAAATCAAAATTATGAATTTTTTAAAAATAACTTTAAAGATTTTTCGGTTGTGAAATATGACTCTCTGGAAAACGCCTTTAATGATGTTATTGAAGGAAAAATATTAGGTCTTTATGTAGATGAAATTTATGCCAATAATTTACTAGCCAATGATAAACGTGCTAATTTATTTGTGCGAAAAAAAATAGTTACTGACGCAGTTGACCCTATTTGTATTATTTTGAATTGGAAAACACCAAATTTAGCCAACTGGATTAATCTTTACATCACTAGAATGAAAAACAATGGAAAAGAGAAAACTCTTGCAAAAAAATATATGAAAGAAATGAAATGA
- the fliG gene encoding flagellar motor switch protein FliG: MAIKYTGPQKAAILLLAFGEEISAEIFKHMTEFEIKRIGSAMSRLGRVDSDVIDMVMEEFYQILQSNKKYFLGSNDFTKRLIESAFKSDQANALIDELSLTSNANLESLELIDPKTLANFLRSEHPQTMALILAHLDPKKFGECLKILPESLHTELILRVASLESVSPEIIDEIDDVLRNEIQRLGNVTSSKVGGIDPIVEMLNLMDKATQENILDRLEERDPDLAENIRKLMFVFDDLIKIDDRGIQTVLREVKPEQLKLALKTASEGVKELIYKNMSQKAAENLREEMTIMGPAKISDVEQAQFAIVQVARRLNDEGKIVISASGENALV; this comes from the coding sequence GTGGCAATAAAATATACTGGACCGCAGAAAGCAGCAATTTTACTTTTAGCATTTGGTGAAGAAATTTCAGCTGAAATCTTCAAACATATGACTGAATTTGAAATAAAACGTATCGGTAGCGCAATGAGTCGTTTAGGTAGAGTTGACAGTGATGTAATTGATATGGTTATGGAAGAGTTTTATCAAATACTTCAATCTAACAAAAAATATTTTCTTGGAAGCAATGATTTTACAAAACGTTTGATTGAGTCTGCATTTAAAAGTGACCAAGCTAATGCATTAATTGATGAGCTTTCATTGACTTCAAATGCAAATTTAGAATCCCTAGAATTGATAGATCCTAAAACTTTAGCTAATTTTTTACGAAGTGAACACCCACAAACGATGGCATTAATATTAGCACATTTGGATCCAAAAAAATTTGGAGAATGTTTAAAAATATTACCTGAAAGTTTACATACGGAATTAATTTTACGGGTTGCCAGTTTAGAAAGTGTTTCACCTGAAATTATTGATGAAATTGATGATGTTTTACGCAATGAAATCCAGCGTCTAGGAAACGTAACAAGTTCAAAAGTTGGTGGTATTGATCCTATTGTTGAAATGCTAAATTTAATGGATAAAGCTACTCAAGAAAATATTTTAGATAGATTAGAAGAAAGAGACCCTGATCTTGCTGAAAATATAAGAAAGCTAATGTTTGTCTTTGATGACTTGATCAAAATTGATGATAGAGGAATTCAAACTGTTCTTCGTGAAGTTAAACCTGAACAATTAAAACTTGCATTAAAAACAGCTTCAGAAGGTGTAAAAGAATTAATTTACAAGAATATGTCTCAAAAAGCAGCTGAAAATTTAAGAGAAGAAATGACAATAATGGGCCCTGCAAAAATTTCAGATGTGGAGCAGGCTCAATTTGCAATAGTTCAAGTTGCAAGAAGATTAAACGATGAAGGGAAAATTGTTATTTCAGCTAGTGGAGAAAATGCGTTAGTATAA
- a CDS encoding FliH/SctL family protein yields MASKSGKLVKKSDEKMMSLLDMDSYPWLHFNEQSIIFPDNVKRSVILEKMHDPLEITQKVISAKEFEKPFAGKSKPLIPRDMTEDYKRGQREALKRRRRTLMDEEEAMALELAELEHVEEVKLGKEKQKDKEKKINKKEDNKFDPNLSEKKDMALGESENKLKVFPKENITEEKKEVQPPLLQEDKVKENVDPKILELELNKAKEDGFQEGRKEGFEQGEKIGKEEGYKVGIDEGNRMGFQVGEEKGLVAVESKYDKAFANISEAALKMDELKTTLISEGKEIFLEILKLCSEKIIREQIKASDTTLFRIFDDVIKEIDTNSNLTIQVNSHDAQRLKKHLEVQNSKYKIKIKENNSLENGNFQVENEAGASLVDIRKNVDTIIDNIKDELFKEISSNKEANYDIPKKAG; encoded by the coding sequence ATGGCTAGCAAAAGTGGGAAATTAGTAAAAAAGTCAGATGAAAAAATGATGAGTTTATTAGATATGGATAGTTATCCATGGTTACATTTTAATGAGCAAAGTATAATTTTTCCTGACAATGTGAAGCGCTCAGTTATTTTAGAAAAAATGCATGATCCTTTGGAGATAACTCAAAAAGTTATTTCAGCAAAAGAATTCGAAAAGCCATTTGCCGGAAAATCAAAACCATTAATTCCTAGAGACATGACTGAAGATTATAAGCGTGGGCAAAGAGAAGCATTGAAGAGAAGGCGGCGAACATTAATGGATGAAGAAGAAGCTATGGCGTTAGAATTAGCTGAATTAGAGCATGTTGAAGAAGTAAAATTAGGTAAAGAAAAACAAAAAGATAAAGAAAAAAAAATTAATAAAAAAGAAGATAACAAATTTGATCCAAATTTGAGCGAAAAAAAAGACATGGCATTAGGAGAAAGTGAAAATAAACTAAAAGTATTTCCTAAAGAAAATATTACAGAAGAGAAAAAAGAAGTTCAACCACCATTACTGCAAGAAGATAAAGTTAAAGAAAATGTAGATCCAAAAATTCTCGAATTAGAATTAAATAAAGCTAAAGAAGATGGCTTTCAAGAAGGACGTAAAGAAGGTTTTGAACAAGGTGAAAAAATAGGAAAAGAAGAAGGGTATAAAGTTGGGATAGATGAAGGTAACAGAATGGGATTTCAAGTAGGAGAAGAAAAAGGATTGGTAGCAGTTGAATCTAAATATGATAAAGCATTTGCAAATATTTCAGAAGCTGCATTGAAAATGGATGAATTAAAAACAACTTTAATATCAGAAGGAAAAGAAATATTTCTAGAAATATTAAAACTTTGTTCTGAAAAAATAATTCGTGAACAGATTAAAGCTAGTGATACTACTCTTTTTCGAATTTTTGATGATGTTATTAAAGAAATAGATACTAATTCAAATCTTACAATCCAAGTTAATTCTCATGATGCTCAAAGGCTAAAAAAACATTTAGAAGTTCAAAATTCAAAATATAAAATAAAAATAAAAGAAAATAATTCATTGGAAAATGGAAATTTTCAAGTTGAAAATGAAGCTGGGGCTTCATTAGTAGATATTAGAAAAAATGTAGATACTATAATTGATAATATAAAGGATGAACTATTTAAAGAAATTTCATCAAATAAAGAAGCTAATTATGATATTCCTAAAAAGGCAGGATAG
- a CDS encoding FliI/YscN family ATPase, which produces MFSNNALAKIKKQREVLQPQNHFENFGKVVQIVGTVIEVTLADAPLGALVKIFNREKTFAIEGEIVGFRKEKSLVIPFSDPAGVCANSYVQCIEREPKILVGDHLIGRVIDGYGRPMTGTSFQIGQGIPYSIHREPLNPLVRNRITKHFDTGIRSINGLLSFGEGQRIGIMAGSGVGKSVLMGMISRYSDADVNVIALIGERGREVREFLEENLGSEGMKKSVVVVSTGDQSPLSRVRAAHVGTAIAEYFREQGRKVLLLMDSLTRVAMAQREIGLSVGEPPTTKGYTPSVFSLLPKLLERAGNSQSSGSLTGIYTVLVEGDDFNDPISDSARSILDGHINLSRILAERNHFPAIDILSSASRVLTDIASQEHLKYVAYIRDLMSEYQRNEDLINIGAYSNGINPKLDRAIKLLPKINEFLKQDRNINCNYNESLLLLKELTGDDLA; this is translated from the coding sequence ATGTTTTCTAATAATGCATTAGCAAAAATTAAAAAACAACGTGAAGTACTACAGCCCCAAAATCATTTTGAAAATTTCGGAAAAGTTGTTCAAATAGTAGGAACAGTTATTGAAGTTACTTTAGCAGATGCTCCCTTAGGAGCTCTTGTTAAAATTTTTAATCGTGAAAAAACTTTTGCAATTGAAGGTGAAATTGTAGGATTCAGGAAAGAAAAATCATTAGTCATTCCTTTTTCTGATCCAGCTGGAGTGTGTGCGAATTCTTATGTTCAATGTATAGAAAGAGAGCCGAAAATACTGGTTGGTGATCATCTTATTGGAAGAGTCATCGATGGTTATGGAAGACCAATGACTGGAACTTCTTTCCAAATCGGGCAAGGGATTCCCTATTCTATTCATCGAGAACCTTTAAATCCTTTAGTAAGGAATAGAATAACTAAACACTTTGATACAGGAATACGTTCAATAAATGGGCTTTTAAGTTTTGGTGAAGGTCAACGGATAGGAATTATGGCTGGCTCAGGAGTAGGGAAAAGTGTTTTGATGGGAATGATTTCAAGATATTCTGATGCTGACGTTAATGTAATAGCTTTGATTGGTGAGCGAGGAAGAGAAGTCCGAGAATTTCTTGAAGAAAATCTTGGCTCAGAAGGTATGAAAAAAAGTGTTGTTGTGGTTTCGACAGGAGACCAGTCTCCATTAAGCAGAGTGAGAGCTGCCCATGTTGGAACGGCAATTGCAGAATATTTTCGCGAGCAAGGAAGAAAAGTATTATTACTTATGGATTCTTTAACCCGGGTGGCAATGGCACAACGGGAAATTGGTTTATCAGTTGGCGAGCCTCCTACAACGAAAGGTTACACTCCCTCTGTTTTTTCTTTGTTACCTAAGCTTCTTGAAAGAGCTGGAAACAGTCAATCTTCGGGTTCTCTGACTGGCATTTACACAGTCTTAGTTGAAGGTGACGATTTTAATGATCCTATTAGTGATTCTGCAAGAAGTATTTTGGATGGACATATTAATTTATCAAGAATTTTAGCAGAAAGAAATCATTTTCCTGCAATAGATATTCTTTCTAGTGCTAGTAGAGTTTTAACCGATATAGCATCACAAGAGCACTTAAAATATGTAGCATATATTAGAGATTTAATGTCAGAGTATCAGAGAAATGAAGATCTTATTAATATAGGCGCTTATAGCAATGGTATAAACCCTAAGTTAGATAGAGCAATAAAATTACTTCCTAAAATTAATGAATTTTTAAAACAAGATAGAAATATCAATTGTAATTACAATGAATCTTTGTTGTTATTAAAAGAATTAACAGGAGATGATTTAGCATGA
- the fliJ gene encoding flagellar export protein FliJ, with protein MNFKFSLQRILNLREQETQEAELKLEKTRNIIADLRKMVHQERDMYFDERDELNQNLKTGNLSSVKIYERSLLLRQERIIELLDNIRTYQADLEVLQQILIQSKRNQKILENLRDLKKKEFFDRETAKEQRMIDEIGSQKYIRAQINEKGEE; from the coding sequence ATGAATTTTAAATTCTCCTTGCAAAGAATTCTAAATCTACGTGAGCAAGAAACTCAAGAAGCTGAACTTAAATTAGAAAAGACTAGAAATATTATAGCTGATTTGCGAAAAATGGTGCACCAAGAGAGAGATATGTATTTTGATGAAAGAGACGAATTGAATCAAAATTTAAAAACTGGAAATTTAAGTTCAGTTAAAATTTATGAACGATCTTTATTATTAAGACAAGAAAGAATTATTGAATTACTTGATAATATAAGAACTTATCAGGCAGATTTAGAAGTTCTACAACAGATTTTAATCCAATCTAAACGAAATCAAAAAATACTAGAAAACCTAAGAGATCTAAAGAAAAAAGAATTTTTTGATAGAGAAACGGCGAAAGAGCAAAGGATGATTGATGAAATAGGAAGCCAAAAATATATTCGAGCACAAATTAATGAAAAAGGTGAAGAATGA
- a CDS encoding THUMP domain-containing protein: MKKKENKHLNQQNSDYLYGQSPSLRFFVTTAKGFEDTLQEELSELYDFLKIKHHSWKGSAGCYVESPWSGAVSANLASMCASRVLLVLLERQIDSEEDIYHACREISWTDLFEKQKTFAVNASINHTFIDNSMFLALKIKDALCDNFRDDFGSRPNVDTENPDVKIFVRLVQNKLSISIDTTGEPLSQRGYRTKTVEAPLKETLAASLLRITGWNKLANSIWNSSEGVNFEDKETRILKKQGIKVKEHLLSPFLLDPMCGSGTFAIEAALALLHWKPNAHRTHFAFFNILPELERELKSLAKEIRNKILANEKSITNLILVIRNYAKENNIEFDENTVYSIIASDISENNLETAKECAKNAGVNKIITFKKQNAFMSKPHASVGLCLVNPPYGERLNENTDLEPFYKSLGDLWKQEFPNWTSWLISGNEEVAKKVGLKPTRKITVYNGSIPCKFFQYVLYPRNSKNSNPTN; encoded by the coding sequence ATGAAGAAAAAGGAAAACAAACATCTGAATCAGCAAAACAGTGACTATTTGTATGGACAGTCTCCAAGTTTAAGATTTTTTGTTACCACTGCAAAAGGATTTGAAGACACCCTCCAAGAAGAATTATCTGAACTATATGACTTTTTGAAAATTAAACACCATAGTTGGAAAGGGTCTGCCGGTTGTTATGTAGAATCACCTTGGTCAGGTGCAGTAAGTGCTAATTTAGCTTCAATGTGTGCTAGTAGGGTTTTATTAGTACTACTTGAAAGGCAAATTGATTCTGAAGAAGATATCTATCATGCATGCCGTGAAATTAGCTGGACTGATCTTTTTGAAAAGCAAAAAACATTTGCAGTGAACGCTTCAATAAATCATACATTTATTGACAATTCTATGTTTTTAGCGCTCAAAATTAAAGATGCTTTATGTGATAATTTTCGAGATGATTTTGGCAGTAGGCCGAATGTGGATACAGAAAATCCTGATGTAAAGATATTTGTTCGTTTGGTACAAAATAAATTAAGCATTTCTATTGATACAACCGGAGAGCCTTTATCGCAAAGGGGTTATCGAACAAAAACTGTAGAGGCTCCACTGAAAGAGACGCTTGCTGCTTCTTTACTACGAATTACTGGTTGGAATAAATTAGCCAATAGTATTTGGAATAGTTCAGAGGGTGTCAATTTTGAAGATAAAGAAACTAGAATATTAAAGAAACAAGGAATAAAAGTTAAAGAACACCTCTTATCCCCATTTCTTTTAGATCCAATGTGTGGTTCAGGCACTTTTGCAATCGAAGCGGCACTTGCTCTTTTGCATTGGAAACCCAATGCACATCGCACGCATTTTGCGTTTTTCAATATATTGCCTGAATTAGAACGAGAATTAAAATCTTTAGCAAAAGAAATAAGAAATAAAATATTAGCGAATGAAAAATCAATAACTAATTTAATTTTGGTTATTAGAAATTATGCGAAAGAAAATAATATTGAATTTGATGAAAATACTGTCTATTCAATAATTGCAAGTGATATTTCAGAGAATAATTTAGAAACAGCAAAAGAATGTGCTAAAAATGCTGGTGTTAATAAAATTATTACCTTTAAAAAACAAAATGCTTTTATGTCTAAGCCCCACGCATCAGTTGGACTCTGTTTAGTTAACCCACCATATGGTGAACGCTTAAATGAAAACACGGATTTGGAACCTTTTTATAAATCCTTGGGTGATTTATGGAAACAAGAATTTCCCAATTGGACTTCTTGGCTTATTTCTGGGAATGAAGAAGTTGCAAAAAAAGTTGGTTTAAAACCTACACGTAAAATAACTGTGTATAATGGGAGCATTCCTTGTAAGTTTTTCCAATATGTTTTGTATCCAAGGAATTCAAAAAATTCTAATCCTACTAATTAG
- a CDS encoding patatin-like phospholipase family protein: protein MVADKFCGYKEFRVMYIADSSLIESLKVDFLKAGARIIHPDKPNSFSVSSYLLRRLALAANSFPGATVNFYDDVHEVARELPIFDADLIILDERTIEKDQTFFSQQDNNLSEQHIQQGEENPEMANVLHSSSITSEKKDQKIPITFENLRSAIEKFTPSGFLYTMRRIVVILPKSARKSNREFYLSLANVRAVIIEPSDSVELFLAATRQLYEFRQSHKKTSICISGGGLEGYIYSIGVVNALDNCLLDKETGDFDIFCGVSSGAIIASTIAVGVHSDDLVKQIYRKHTSLEPLGLNTVFDFAGSEIIKRAFDFIRAFSSFDSGEVISRLQHSVPTGFFKGEKLKKFFEKQMRHFGIDDNLSSLKKELYISVTDQDTGENIVFGEEPWKDIKISQAIRASTALPPFYLPELIKGHWFTDGQLTSASDFNTAIRKGAALVVYIDPMVPYTSNLPGAVMKRGGYFTMVQAVKSLVQTRSSSMLKHSMDNHPDVDFIIFKPTDEVMEAMAGNPMKYYIRTELVELGYRCTIAQILASYDAIAHKFAKHGYALKSKNMIASLLN from the coding sequence TTGGTTGCGGATAAATTTTGTGGATATAAAGAATTTAGGGTAATGTACATTGCGGATTCTTCATTAATAGAATCCTTAAAAGTCGATTTTTTAAAAGCTGGCGCAAGAATTATACATCCAGATAAACCAAACTCATTTTCAGTTTCTTCTTATTTATTAAGAAGACTTGCTTTGGCTGCGAATTCCTTTCCTGGGGCGACAGTTAATTTCTATGATGATGTTCATGAAGTCGCTCGTGAACTTCCCATCTTTGATGCAGATTTAATTATTTTAGATGAAAGAACGATTGAAAAAGACCAAACATTTTTTTCACAACAAGATAACAATTTAAGTGAACAACATATTCAACAGGGAGAAGAAAATCCCGAAATGGCTAATGTGCTACATTCTTCTTCTATTACAAGTGAAAAAAAAGATCAAAAAATACCTATTACATTTGAAAATCTTCGTTCGGCAATTGAAAAATTTACTCCTTCAGGCTTTTTATATACAATGCGCAGAATAGTTGTCATTCTTCCAAAATCTGCGCGTAAATCTAATCGTGAGTTTTATTTAAGTCTAGCAAATGTTAGAGCAGTAATTATTGAACCATCTGATTCAGTTGAGTTATTTTTAGCAGCTACAAGACAACTTTATGAGTTTAGACAATCACATAAAAAAACAAGTATCTGTATTTCTGGCGGGGGGCTAGAAGGCTATATTTATTCAATAGGTGTAGTAAACGCGTTAGATAATTGTTTACTTGATAAAGAAACAGGCGATTTTGATATTTTTTGTGGAGTTTCTTCTGGAGCTATAATTGCTAGTACTATAGCAGTTGGAGTACATTCAGATGATCTCGTAAAACAAATTTATAGAAAGCACACCAGCCTAGAACCTTTAGGCTTAAATACCGTTTTTGACTTTGCAGGTTCAGAAATAATTAAAAGAGCATTCGATTTTATCCGAGCTTTTTCATCTTTTGATTCGGGCGAAGTGATTAGTCGACTACAACATTCAGTTCCAACTGGTTTTTTTAAAGGTGAGAAATTAAAAAAATTTTTTGAAAAACAAATGCGGCATTTTGGTATAGATGATAATCTCTCTTCATTAAAAAAAGAGTTATATATAAGTGTAACAGACCAGGATACTGGGGAAAATATTGTTTTCGGGGAAGAACCTTGGAAAGACATAAAAATAAGCCAAGCTATCAGAGCGAGTACAGCTTTACCTCCCTTTTATTTACCAGAATTGATTAAAGGTCATTGGTTTACAGACGGACAATTAACTAGCGCTTCCGATTTTAATACTGCAATTAGAAAAGGAGCTGCATTGGTTGTTTATATTGACCCGATGGTTCCATATACTAGTAATTTACCTGGTGCTGTTATGAAGCGAGGAGGGTATTTTACTATGGTGCAAGCAGTAAAAAGTTTAGTGCAAACTCGCTCTAGTTCGATGCTAAAGCATTCAATGGATAATCACCCTGATGTCGATTTTATTATTTTTAAACCAACAGATGAAGTTATGGAAGCGATGGCAGGTAACCCTATGAAATACTATATCCGGACAGAACTAGTAGAATTAGGTTATCGCTGTACTATAGCCCAAATATTAGCATCTTATGATGCTATTGCGCATAAATTCGCTAAACACGGATATGCTCTAAAGTCCAAAAATATGATTGCATCCCTCTTAAACTGA